In one Nocardia tengchongensis genomic region, the following are encoded:
- a CDS encoding AAA family ATPase, with product MWEDLKLYGRERERIQVDRVLAAARSGRGSALVLSGDPAIGKTALLRAALDQATGFRVLRCEGIRAESGLDYAALHELLLPVADRLPLLPPAQARALGVVLGLDSGPAEAFLVGAALVRLLTELAAERPLLLIVDEARLVDPESARAIVFAIRRLTAAPVALLVALRDDPADTLWRDLPALARHRSVRRRVAPLARRAVRPAGRAATIPDPHPGRRKPAGPARIAGCGR from the coding sequence GTGTGGGAGGACTTGAAGCTGTACGGGCGGGAACGAGAACGCATCCAGGTGGATCGCGTGCTCGCGGCAGCGCGCTCGGGCCGGGGCTCGGCGCTGGTCCTGTCGGGGGATCCCGCGATCGGCAAGACCGCGCTCTTGCGTGCCGCCCTCGATCAGGCCACCGGCTTCCGGGTGCTGCGCTGCGAGGGCATCCGCGCCGAATCCGGACTCGACTACGCGGCCCTGCACGAACTTTTGCTGCCCGTCGCCGACCGGCTGCCGCTGCTCCCGCCCGCCCAGGCCCGCGCCCTGGGCGTGGTGCTGGGCCTGGACTCCGGGCCCGCCGAAGCCTTCCTGGTCGGCGCGGCGCTGGTGCGGCTGCTGACCGAGCTGGCGGCCGAGCGACCGCTGCTGCTGATCGTGGACGAGGCCCGGCTGGTCGACCCGGAATCGGCGCGCGCCATCGTCTTCGCCATCCGCCGCCTCACCGCCGCCCCCGTCGCGCTGCTGGTGGCGCTGCGCGACGACCCCGCCGACACGCTGTGGCGGGACCTGCCCGCACTGGCGCGTCACCGGTCTGTCCGACGCCGAGTCGCGCCGCTTGCTCGCCGAGCGGTACGGCCCGCTGGGCGCGCTGCGACTATCCCGGATCCTCACCCTGGCCGCCGGAAACCCGCTGGCCCTGCTCGAATTGCCGGGTGTGGTCGGTGA
- a CDS encoding LuxR family transcriptional regulator, whose protein sequence is MHGDSDEVLKSADRVLALARPRRAHAVMASAHWHLGFHALSLGDPETAYLRLRTLAQPGHDARHPTYARLAAVDLVEAAVRVGRHDEAAGYYDEVRDWALRSRADWAVAAAYTCRALLGPDDRADRYFQRALAIRRTRHDLNQVRIRLLYGKWLRRARRRADAAEQLRTAADSFEGMGAAQWALLARQELELTGRRAAPVAAHGETSVLTAQEQRVARLAAQGLTNREIGTELFLSPRTVGHHLSRVFGKLGLSGRADLVDVDFDNGMRIVRPR, encoded by the coding sequence TTGCACGGTGATTCGGACGAGGTGCTGAAGAGCGCGGACCGGGTGCTGGCGCTGGCCCGGCCGCGGCGCGCGCACGCGGTCATGGCGTCGGCGCACTGGCATCTGGGCTTCCACGCCCTGAGCCTCGGCGACCCCGAGACCGCCTATCTGCGGCTGCGCACCCTGGCCCAGCCCGGCCACGACGCCCGGCATCCGACCTATGCGCGCCTGGCCGCGGTGGACCTGGTGGAGGCCGCGGTCCGGGTCGGCCGCCACGACGAGGCGGCCGGGTACTACGACGAGGTCCGGGACTGGGCGCTGCGCTCCCGCGCGGACTGGGCGGTCGCGGCCGCCTACACCTGCCGAGCTCTGCTGGGCCCCGACGATCGCGCCGACCGGTACTTCCAGCGCGCGCTGGCGATCCGGCGCACCCGCCACGACCTGAACCAGGTGCGGATCCGCCTGCTCTACGGCAAGTGGCTGCGCCGGGCCCGCCGCCGCGCCGACGCCGCCGAGCAATTGCGCACGGCCGCCGATTCCTTCGAGGGCATGGGCGCGGCCCAGTGGGCGCTGCTGGCGCGCCAGGAGCTGGAGCTCACCGGCCGGCGCGCCGCACCGGTCGCCGCGCACGGCGAGACCTCGGTGCTGACGGCACAGGAGCAGCGGGTGGCGCGGCTGGCGGCGCAGGGACTGACCAATCGGGAGATCGGGACCGAGCTGTTCCTCAGTCCGCGCACCGTGGGGCATCACCTGTCGCGGGTGTTCGGAAAGCTGGGGCTCAGCGGCCGGGCCGATCTGGTCGACGTCGACTTCGACAATGGCATGCGAATCGTGCGGCCGCGCTGA